ggcaagcgtttttccaactgggctaccacggtttattattttatggaagtatttttgaatattggccccgattcctgcagacaccttctaattttattttaagttatatctgtcattttcttatccgccgaaaaggaaagggacagatgattgacaactgttttgttttttggagaacgtaacctggaaagtccctaattgaGAATACAGGGTGTTGCTGACATTGTAaggaaaactttaagggatgattcagaccataattctgagttgatatcaagtggaattttccgtcgcaaaagattggaactgaaaataattttgaaaatcacaaacattttcatgaattttccgacacgaaattccacttgatatcaactcggaatcatagtctgaattattcccctcagtattcgttacgatgtcactaacaccctgtatagtcgaggctttttttatttatggataACATTTTCTTTCAGCAAATCAAGTTTGAGCGAACTAAAACATAAGAATAATATTAGAAGTGGCAGAAAAAAATTTTTGCACGAGAACGCAGCGAGTACCTATACTATTATGGCCACCATTATTAGGAATCTAAAattgtaagtatacatatacaGGCTGTACACTAACTGTGTtagttagtgacaacgtaacgaaaactttgagggatgattcagatcataattctgagttgatatcaagtggaattttccatcgcaaaagtacgaaacctttaaataattttaaataacactattttcatgaattttccgacaaaaaaatccacttgatatcaactcagaaacacgGTCTGacccatccccctcagtattcgttacggtgtcactaacacccatacgtacttgtatggctacctgtatgtacttgcacggggtgtaagtgacatcgtaacaaatgctgaaagggatgattcagctcattatcagaataatacttgatattaattaattcagaagttaatatcaagtggaattttccttctcaaaaataatcgaaaacaattttaaaaaactaaaaaatcttgattttatgtgacggaaaattccacttgatattaactcagagtcatggtctgaatcatccccctcagtattcgttacggtgtcactaacactcatacctacttgtatggctacctgtacgtacttgtacggggtgtaagtgacatcgtaacgaatactgagggggatgattcagaccatgactctgagttaacatcaagtggaattttccatcgcaaaaatatagaatctaaaacaattttaaaaaactaaaaaaaatcttgattttttgcgacgaaaaattccacttgatattaacacagaataatggcctgaatcatcccagtattcgttacgatgtcactagcaccctgtatattttatcttttttttctttcagcaTTATTGAAAGAGAGACAAATGATGGAACGAAAGTAATTCAGTTGATGTTCAAAGAAGGAACTGAACCTTGTAAAGATAAAAGGATTTCTAGGTACAGGTATGTGACAGTTCAATAGAAGGGTGGATCTTGAAACACATTACCGCTCgcgactatatctcaatagggtagtcagaggtacatccaatttatgtacaccattaacacgtttatggaacacgatgtttgtgcgtcacccaacagggtccacttaataccagcgtcgtggttcacgccgcgacttgtgctgagtgaggcccttttatctcgggacgtccaccaccaccttatggtcatttcgacaaacatccgtcttgcttttttgttttagtggaaattttatgtgatgttgttgtctttttttttgtgtggcgcttttgtataataaactgtgtatttctattctataagatgaattaagtacccacacctcaccgagctttctgttagaccaacgtgataggtggtgagccgtatcgccgtggtggagtatgctccgtaccctctccggtggattgaggggaggcttgtgcccaacaATAGGATATAAAGCATGAATTtctcataaacatacataaaaatcataaacagcttataactttatgtaacactgtcccactgctggacacaagcctcccctcagtcagccggagggggtatcgagcatattctaccacgctgctccactgcgggttgctggaggcatttttatggctaatagccgggtccaacggctgacgtaccctctgaagcacggaatcatcttactatgttcttatcaaacaaaggacagtctcacataatatttttttattgaccaCAATGGACAAAAGatactgcattattgaatgtggcgccatctgttgcatgtgggcggaactagctggccaactattTGGGTCCGCCACACCTAAACAAGTAAATAACACGTAACTTTATTTTTCAGACAGGTCATAGTGAAATGTTTGGAACAGGCCAGGATACTGCAGAATGCGTTGAAATTGCTGCAGCGGGCGACTGGGGATGAAGATGTAGACTCCGTGTCCTGCAGTTCCATGACTCCTAACGAGTATTACAACGTTTTTGAATAATTCGCTAATAGGGTTGGCAGGCTCGAAATACaaaaattcatacatacataaactgcctatatacgtcccaatgggcacaggcctcctctcaatcaaccggaggggtgtatggagcatactccaccacgctgctccaatgcgggttggtgggggtgttttacggctaatagccgggaccaatggcttaacgtgccctccggagcacggaatcatcttactttttgaaaagtccttaacaaacaaaggacagtctcacaaagtaatttcaacaatgtccccatcggaaatcgaacccggacctccagatcgtgagcctaacgctctaaccactagaccacggaggctgttcaacaaaaattcaaatatctttattttcagacttgTCCAACATAACGAGtagtgagggggatgattctgaattgatatcaagtggaaattttccatcggagaagtatgaaatgaaaataattaaaaaaaaacactattttaattaattttccgacagaaaaatccacttgatatcaactcagaaacatggtctgactcatccccctcagtattagttacggtgtcactaacacccatacctcattgtatggctacctgtatgtacttgtgtggggtgtgacatcgtaacaaatactgagagagatgattcagctctattctgagttaatatcaaatggaattttccatcgcaaaagtatagaattgaaaaaaaaaaatgaatttaatgacggaaaattccacttgatattaactcagaataatgacttgaatcatcccccttagtattcgttacgattattgtccagtcatgaccaatataatgtacccactttaggactctgtcgcactaacatatttgacatttagtgagacttacagttcaatttgtcaaaaaatgctaatgtgacatggtaccaaagtgtatacatattaatgctcgtgaccgtccatagatgttagtaacgtaaaaggacgtaaattttattattgaaacttaagtgaattactgactaatgcatttaattacttatatttgtcacgtacacaaaaataattaaaactgtacgtacttttacttttttttgacgtgacttattgtagatttgccgcagatggcattaactacttggctggacaaatggggagcgctgagggctctcacccggtacaacgtttaagacaacaggcctgagggtgcccagttgggcgcgaacctcggctcagggcgtcgtctgagaggaaaaatatttgaaagaattaatcgaccctagtgggtcgatagtgataagcgcagGCTGTTAGCgaaaccgtaacgaaaactttgaggcacgGACGAACGGGAGTTAccggtctatacgtagtataagtCTAATGAAGAACTAATGAGAACAAACACCAATAAACTGTCTGATAAGTTCTGGATAAAATATCAGACAGTTATCAAGTGGTGCAATAGACCCCAAGTGCACGGCGCATCGCCTATTGAGGTAGGCAGCGCAATATGttgacatttaaaatattttctgttgataatttaatttttgagtCGAACTGtgttaaaatcaataaatattagAATTAAGCATTAATCTTAGGTTTAAGTAGACATTTTTGTATagcgttagtgacaccgtaacgaatactgagggtgatcatcaggctatgattctgagttgatatcaagtggtaatTCCTGTAGAAAAATTgtagtcttcttatcgtgtgggttgtgaggtagaataccaacctcatcaaccctggtgtcagggttattactggtttggcggctcagtaaaattttagtgttttttgtgtaaaacttgggtttttgttacggtatcactaacacattatacagtcatgagcaatataatgtacccactttaggactctgtcgcactaacatatttgacatttagtgagacttacagttcaatttgtcaaaaaagttaatgtgacatgataccaaagtgtatacatacatattaatgctcgtgaccgtacctgtgTAAGCGCTGAAGAAGTACATAATCCCACTCGTTTttctagttattttttttttaaatattttttattctatgtttcAGTGACATGTCATTTCATATAAGTTAACTctcagggtggtattaataaactaatctcagcttcgagactgccctcaggatcatatcaatgtgacagttaatcaaatcaaatatactttattgcacagaactacatttaaacaatcagacattaacacatgaatacagtacaatttgggcggccttattgctctagagcaatttcttccaggcaaccaccaaaaggaaataaacttGGATGCGTTCTCAGTTGCGTTTACAGTTCTCATATAagaacagagacttgagcatgatcttgagggcagtctcagctgagattcgtttattaataccaccctaagggCCCTTTGATACTAGCGATTGTTGCTCGGCGCGATACTGGGTAAAACTTAGAACACGGGTGTTCTATCTCATTTTATATCTGTTGATTTTGTCCTAAAAGATTATAAATAAACCatagaaaatatacttaatagttttatttaatcttaatttaaaattgattacataaataacaaaataataagaaaaaaatctaaagGGCGAAAATGGCCACAAAACAGCATAAAATAGAGCCCATAGACCTTGTTCAGaaggcgcgatttactcgcgttttcataccacagagtaatttgattactttatagattcctgcatgcttggaTATGGGCGTCTGTATCGTTACGATATTAAGTACTCTGTAGTTTGACAACGCGCGTAAAACGCCTCATCTGGACAGGCTCATAGAGTTcatacgtaattttttttttattattatttaaaacaatccACTCTTTTGCCGTTCTTTTcatttattataactttattttagATACAATCAAACTTATGTACATACatcagttataaataatattttgtagaaAATGAGAGTGTATAAGACCTGgcgggttaaaaatgccacatcgaagcaattcatctaaaaaaagcaatattgctatttgacatttgtttgcattgcgcactttacttctatatgcgcaaatgtcaaattgcaataatgcttttttagatgaattgcttccatgtggcctttttaaccctgttCTTGTCTATGGAATGGCAAAAGCTTGATCAAGACTAAAGTTGATAAGCGAAGGGCCTAGTCAAGTTGTAAGTTTCTACACTTGCAAACGTATAATGTCACCTTACAGTGAAAACCTAAGAGCcttttgaaaaatcgcattcggATGTTTTTGGTTAACAAATCCTCGAAATAGAcaaagctagtttcaatccagcaGGTCtaaaatgcgcaacgtgataaaataatcGGTCGATTAAGATAactttaggagctcggtggcgcagcggtaaacgcgctcggtctgcgattgttgaagttaagcaactttcgcaaaggccggtcataggatgggtgaccacaaaaataaaagttttcatctcgagctcatccgtgcttcggaaggcacgttaacccgttggtcccggctgcattagcagtcgtgttaataaccatcaatccgcactgggcccgcgtgatggtttaaggccgatctccctatccatccatagggaaggcccgtgccccagcagtggggacgttaataggctgatgatgatgaagataactttgtttttttccctaaaacgcGCGCcatgtgattttgttcgtattttgacagaacgacatgacttattcgggttcacatattagcaaaGAATCGAcaaaattatatcgtcagaattgaTAAATTTACCGTGACAAAATTGTATgacacataaactgcctatatacgtcccactgctgggcacaggcgtcccctcaatcaaccggaggagggaCCGAACCGGGGGGGTTCGGGGGGACAAAATAGTATCATGTTGCGCATATTAGCAGtactgtaggctctgcacggtaaccgaaaataaaattaggtgtgtgcaggaatcggggccgttaCTATATTGTAGTTTTTAGTAGAATATATGTAAATTATCAAATAAGTAAGGAGATTGCCTTGATCTAGCTATAGTTAACTGCATGTCCACTTGAGCtgaatttcttatttttatactGCGTACTGCGGCGAAGCATAAAGTAGGGTTGTGTttaaccgctatgtatgtatttatatgtcTATAAAAACGACCTAAAAGGCCACTGAGGGATttactcatcacgaaatctcagaaactacaaatgctaggagtctcaaattttaggacgtaggtgctcactaagacgggatttcgCGAAATTCGTCCCCTAAGGGGGTAAAGTAAGGTGGCTTAGTCTGTATGAGAGAAATgcaaaagctcggtgaggtgtgggtacttgattcatcttgcgatggatgtatttttgactaccccaattgggatagtcgtgagtttatgtttatttatttatgatcttATATTGTTGTTTCTCTCtgatcaataaagtatatttgtattccaTTGTATTGGCGTTGGAGCTTGACACTCCTAATTCGGCTCAAATAGACTTGTAGCTTTAAAATGCTCTTAATGGAATACTGGTTTATCCAACAGCGGCTAACAGCAGTTGCGCGACATCCTCCCTTGGCGATCGAGCGACCAAATTCATGGTCACCCCACCGGAGCTTATCGCAAGACGAGCCCTAACCAACACCGGGGCACCCCCTCTAAATATACCCCCTCCTCttatttccttcaccgcttcaCCTACTATCGCGTTCTTCGGCAACCCTAAATGCTCGCAAACCGCCTTAGCCGCATCGTTGATATCGTTCTGAGACAATACGAAAGTATCGCTAGCTTCTGGCGCGTTCGACGCTCTCTCCCAAGTCTGCTCCCAATCGTCAGTCGCAGCTCTTGCTCTGATCTGGTCTGCGCAACCCATTTCGAACTCCTCCAAGGGATACGAATCTGCGTAACCCTCTCCAGGGTCTGGGAGACCAGAAGTCGGATCACAATCTTTGACGGTGAACTCCAAAGTCGCCCCAAAAGTGCCTAAACTGTCCAGAAACGCGCAAGGATACTCGACCAAGACGAATACGCTGCCAGGCTTGTCGTACTGAAGTTTCGGGCACGTGATCACAGTTTTGATCTCGTATTCTGGAGGCACCTCCAGTTTTACATGAACCTGTTCCAAAAGCTGGTCGCTTAAGGTGTTGACGCATTCGAATTGTAGCACAACATGACGCCCGTAGACGTGTTTTAGAAGACGCACCCTGTATTCTGTCTCGGCTTCTGTCAAATCCACCGGTTGTGTGGTCTTGAAGAGAGGTCCCAAGCGTTCAATTCCAGGGATCTTCGCCAATTGCTCGGAATACAACTCTTCCAAGGACATCTGTACCGGTTTACGTACTTCAATTTCCACTACAGGTTCTTTCGATTCCTTCTGTTCTTCTTCAGTAGGCACAGTCATAATATCGAAAGGTTCATCAGGGTTTGTCGCGAGGTGATCGCGCAAAGCTTTCTCGAGCAATACAGGGTTCGGTTTGGGAATATTCACTATGAAATCGTTGATCAGCTGTTGGTCTCCTGTGTCCAGTATCGCGCTGTAGTATATAGCCCTGTCTCTTACTTCATCTTCATCGTCTAACTGGCAACGGGCGAGTAGAACTCTAATATTTGGAAGTAGTTCAGGTCTTTGCGCCCCGAACTGAGCGACAGCGGACACAGCCGCGGCACGAACCGGCCCTGACTCTAAAATAACCCTGTTGTAAATGAACCTTATATAACGCGATGGTTGCCGGGATTTTGGCCCTTCACGACCAAGCAAGTGAAGAATCCTAACCGCCAAAGCGGTATGCTCACAATCTTCGATGAACTCGCAAAGATGCGCCAACCCCGTTTCTTTCGCGTCAGGATTTTCCTCGACCAAGGCTATTATCGCATCTGCGATGGCTGCTTTGTACTCCAAACCTCCTTCGTCCCTTAGCATACCAGCGAGGAACGCGGCTAATGATTGGTGCTTCCTCGGGAACTTGGTGCAAAGCCGCCTAATAGCTTTGACAACTACGATTTTGAACTCATCAGATATCTCAGATACGAAGCTTGATATCTGCTTCATGAGGCGATCAACAGAGCTCTCCGCGCCTGTGGCCAGTAACGTCGTCACTGCTAAAGTGGCAACGGACCTGTTTGGATCCGAGATTAAATTCTCCAAGTCCACAGCGCAGGCTGCCACCGCAGTAGGATGCTTCGCTGTCAATCTTGCTAACGTCCTGGCCCCGGCAAGGCGCAGCGCTGCTTTTGAAGATCCACAGAACAGCTGCAAGACGGAAACAGCAGGCGCCAAGTCTCTAGCGGTCTTCCTGAGGTTGACAATCGCGTGGGCAGCTTCGTAGATAACCATTTCTGACTTGTGTCGGAGGCAACATTCGATGAACTCGATGTAAGGCTGAGAGGCTTCTGAATCGTCGTCTTCTACCAGCTGGGCTGCTAGGCGGATGAGCATGCAGAGTGCGTAGGGGGACTTCAAGTTAGCCCGCCCAAGACGTGACACTAGTTTGACAGTGGATAGCTTGTCGTTCTTTCTGGAGCAAGCGACGACGCCCAGGGCGTGGTACGACACCATTGCGTTGTCCGAGCTGATCGCCTCCTGGAATTGGAAAAGTTACTTTAGTCATgctatcttctcttctatcgtgtgggttgagaggtcgAGTACCAACCTTGATTATATCATTATAGATTATTTAACAgttatagtcatgagcttatgtgatGTAAAAATGATTATAATTCTTGTTATTGTAAAACAACTGACACCAGACCCAGGTATTGTAATCtagaaactgacagagggcagtagtaacagtaagtactattcagaggcggaggacaggagtcctagtacgactttgaaatatactactctgggcgccatcacattCGCGTCAAacggagtactgcggggcagaaggcaagagggaaaccaccgccctattcttccctaaaaaagtagcatggagaatgctacactgacaagaatgtggctcttaaattagatagatagataaaatactttattgagcaccatcatcatcagccgtatgacgcccactgctgggcataggcctcccccaaggatctccacgacgatcggtcctgcgctgcccgcatccagcacaATTGAgcattgagcacaatggacacaaaatacagaggacaacatatacagaaaagcacaacaggacGCCTTATTGCtaatgcagcaatttcttccaggcaacctaaaccaaacctaaattagtgaactttatatttttacttgaAAATGACataagtttatatttaaataatgaacAAGGACATACTCCACACTGCTCCATACTTGTTAGTAGAGTGGAGCCATAttcaactatttatttatttatttgacgaagcctgtggtgggtttacattctgtttatttattattggttattgaaatatattttatttttttatttattatttatttatattttgcttatatgctgttctgggagcaaataaaaaacatagaacacgttcagctgcttgtcttcccgggcatgtcgtaaaaaccgacagagggattgcgtcctctaacatgatggaccaatgttatgggcgacaggctgatcccttatcaccataaggttcatcatatccatcttaggacttcgtatcaacagtggctgcaagttgtctttgattacttgtggctctgcccaccccatttgggattacgggcgtgagtttatgtatgtatgtatgttattatttatttatttgtacacaataaaacagactaCTATACAAatacagacacagacagacacaaaCAGACACAGACTACCACAGactattatacttactatacaaataaactgaaatgttttaaagtaaaagtgtaattaatacttattttttggCAAATTATATGATGCCTATAACGTGAAGAAATATAAATCACtgaaacaataaattacataatatatattgtaaaataacataagctcacaactatatcccaattggggtagtcagaggtacatccataaagataaaatgttatgtgtgtatattgtaATGTGTTAATAATAGTTAAGAGAAAGCTTTTTTGGAATggactacttggccagactaATGGAGTGCGCAGGGCTctctacaaaatttaagaaagcTCAAAGAAAGCATAGATTAACATTGACTAAGGAATAAACACATACACATTTCATACTCact
This region of Pectinophora gossypiella chromosome 28, ilPecGoss1.1, whole genome shotgun sequence genomic DNA includes:
- the LOC126379134 gene encoding coatomer subunit gamma-like, translated to MSSFKRDKKEEEDSGGNPFQNLDKTIVLQESRYFNETPVNPRKCTHILTKILYLLNQGEKLTTQEATDAFFATTKLFQSKDVMLRRMVYLCIKELSTMAQDVIIVTSSLTKDMTGKEDLYRAAAIRALCSITDSTMLQAIERYMKQAIVDKNSAVSSAALVSALHLSSTAPDLVRRWANEAQEAISSDNAMVSYHALGVVACSRKNDKLSTVKLVSRLGRANLKSPYALCMLIRLAAQLVEDDDSEASQPYIEFIECCLRHKSEMVIYEAAHAIVNLRKTARDLAPAVSVLQLFCGSSKAALRLAGARTLARLTAKHPTAVAACAVDLENLISDPNRSVATLAVTTLLATGAESSVDRLMKQISSFVSEISDEFKIVVVKAIRRLCTKFPRKHQSLAAFLAGMLRDEGGLEYKAAIADAIIALVEENPDAKETGLAHLCEFIEDCEHTALAVRILHLLGREGPKSRQPSRYIRFIYNRVILESGPVRAAAVSAVAQFGAQRPELLPNIRVLLARCQLDDEDEVRDRAIYYSAILDTGDQQLINDFIVNIPKPNPVLLEKALRDHLATNPDEPFDIMTVPTEEEQKESKEPVVEIEVRKPVQMSLEELYSEQLAKIPGIERLGPLFKTTQPVDLTEAETEYRVRLLKHVYGRHVVLQFECVNTLSDQLLEQVHVKLEVPPEYEIKTVITCPKLQYDKPGSVFVLVEYPCAFLDSLGTFGATLEFTVKDCDPTSGLPDPGEGYADSYPLEEFEMGCADQIRARAATDDWEQTWERASNAPEASDTFVLSQNDINDAAKAVCEHLGLPKNAIVGEAVKEIRGGGIFRGGAPVLVRARLAISSGGVTMNLVARSPREDVAQLLLAAVG